In Acanthopagrus latus isolate v.2019 chromosome 16, fAcaLat1.1, whole genome shotgun sequence, one DNA window encodes the following:
- the LOC119004469 gene encoding uncharacterized protein LOC119004469 isoform X5, translating into MRPEHLRRPRVVPPGLTRCEEPVLPVPPREGEGRGPAGKPDSHPEPGGLICTPASLSYSVRASLITSPLRLLSSHPSSAIPDNGAHAISRPSFTRLRAAISRQKIRWCHPHLNSEPSFKHRGLSACYSGISLCYITQLVVQFQVRRMLHETSCTTS; encoded by the exons ATGAGGCCAGAACACCTGCGGCGTCCTCGGGTTGTTCCACCTGGACTGACCCGCTGTGAGGAGCCGGTGCTACCTGTCCCCCCCCGAGAGGGTGAAGGACGAGGCCCTGCAGGGAAACCGGACTCTCACCCAGAACCAGGTGGATTAATCTGCACTCCAGCGTCCCTGAG CTACAGTGTGAGAGCGTCCCTCATCACCTCACCGCTGCGTCTCCTCAGCTCACATCCATCCTCAGCGATTCCTGATAACGGCGCTCATGCCATCAGTCGACCCTCCTTCACCCGACTGAGGGCCGCAATTAGCCGACAAAAG ATAAGATGGTGCCACCCTCATCTTAACTCTGAGCcttcattcaaacacagaggTCTGTCAG CGTGTTACTCAGGTATCTCTCTGTGTTACATCACGCAGCTGGTAGTGCAGTTCCAAGTGAGGCGAATGCTCCATGAG ACGAGCTGCACgacctcctga
- the LOC119004469 gene encoding uncharacterized protein LOC119004469 isoform X1, with amino-acid sequence MRPEHLRRPRVVPPGLTRCEEPVLPVPPREGEGRGPAGKPDSHPEPGGLICTPASLSYSVRASLITSPLRLLSSHPSSAIPDNGAHAISRPSFTRLRAAISRQKIRWCHPHLNSEPSFKHRGLSACYSGISLCYITQLVVQFQVRRMLHEGFRYFRLLMLIAKWLCCQWTGVSNSMWAAIWKPSRKSGLIRLNYSSHFIL; translated from the exons ATGAGGCCAGAACACCTGCGGCGTCCTCGGGTTGTTCCACCTGGACTGACCCGCTGTGAGGAGCCGGTGCTACCTGTCCCCCCCCGAGAGGGTGAAGGACGAGGCCCTGCAGGGAAACCGGACTCTCACCCAGAACCAGGTGGATTAATCTGCACTCCAGCGTCCCTGAG CTACAGTGTGAGAGCGTCCCTCATCACCTCACCGCTGCGTCTCCTCAGCTCACATCCATCCTCAGCGATTCCTGATAACGGCGCTCATGCCATCAGTCGACCCTCCTTCACCCGACTGAGGGCCGCAATTAGCCGACAAAAG ATAAGATGGTGCCACCCTCATCTTAACTCTGAGCcttcattcaaacacagaggTCTGTCAG CGTGTTACTCAGGTATCTCTCTGTGTTACATCACGCAGCTGGTAGTGCAGTTCCAAGTGAGGCGAATGCTCCATGAG GGTTTCAGATATTTCCGGCTGCTGATGCTCATCGCCAAATGGTTGTGCTGCCAATGGACAGGTGTCAGTAATTCCATGTGGGCTGCAATCTGGAAGCCGTCCCGAAAGTCTGGATTAATAAGGCTTAATTATAGCAGTCATTTCATCTTATGA
- the LOC119004469 gene encoding uncharacterized protein LOC119004469 isoform X3: MRPEHLRRPRVVPPGLTRCEEPVLPVPPREGEGRGPAGKPDSHPEPGGLICTPASLSYSVRASLITSPLRLLSSHPSSAIPDNGAHAISRPSFTRLRAAISRQKIRWCHPHLNSEPSFKHRGLSACYSGISLCYITQLVVQFQVRRMLHETVESPPPLE; this comes from the exons ATGAGGCCAGAACACCTGCGGCGTCCTCGGGTTGTTCCACCTGGACTGACCCGCTGTGAGGAGCCGGTGCTACCTGTCCCCCCCCGAGAGGGTGAAGGACGAGGCCCTGCAGGGAAACCGGACTCTCACCCAGAACCAGGTGGATTAATCTGCACTCCAGCGTCCCTGAG CTACAGTGTGAGAGCGTCCCTCATCACCTCACCGCTGCGTCTCCTCAGCTCACATCCATCCTCAGCGATTCCTGATAACGGCGCTCATGCCATCAGTCGACCCTCCTTCACCCGACTGAGGGCCGCAATTAGCCGACAAAAG ATAAGATGGTGCCACCCTCATCTTAACTCTGAGCcttcattcaaacacagaggTCTGTCAG CGTGTTACTCAGGTATCTCTCTGTGTTACATCACGCAGCTGGTAGTGCAGTTCCAAGTGAGGCGAATGCTCCATGAG
- the LOC119004469 gene encoding uncharacterized protein LOC119004469 isoform X4, with protein MRPEHLRRPRVVPPGLTRCEEPVLPVPPREGEGRGPAGKPDSHPEPGGLICTPASLSYSVRASLITSPLRLLSSHPSSAIPDNGAHAISRPSFTRLRAAISRQKIRWCHPHLNSEPSFKHRGLSACYSGISLCYITQLVVQFQVRRMLHEEWPGERER; from the exons ATGAGGCCAGAACACCTGCGGCGTCCTCGGGTTGTTCCACCTGGACTGACCCGCTGTGAGGAGCCGGTGCTACCTGTCCCCCCCCGAGAGGGTGAAGGACGAGGCCCTGCAGGGAAACCGGACTCTCACCCAGAACCAGGTGGATTAATCTGCACTCCAGCGTCCCTGAG CTACAGTGTGAGAGCGTCCCTCATCACCTCACCGCTGCGTCTCCTCAGCTCACATCCATCCTCAGCGATTCCTGATAACGGCGCTCATGCCATCAGTCGACCCTCCTTCACCCGACTGAGGGCCGCAATTAGCCGACAAAAG ATAAGATGGTGCCACCCTCATCTTAACTCTGAGCcttcattcaaacacagaggTCTGTCAG CGTGTTACTCAGGTATCTCTCTGTGTTACATCACGCAGCTGGTAGTGCAGTTCCAAGTGAGGCGAATGCTCCATGAG GAATGGCCCGGAGAACGTGAGCGCTGA
- the LOC119004469 gene encoding uncharacterized protein LOC119004469 isoform X2, which produces MRPEHLRRPRVVPPGLTRCEEPVLPVPPREGEGRGPAGKPDSHPEPGGLICTPASLSTTLSFTIPLPSTVQIRWCHPHLNSEPSFKHRGLSACYSGISLCYITQLVVQFQVRRMLHEGFRYFRLLMLIAKWLCCQWTGVSNSMWAAIWKPSRKSGLIRLNYSSHFIL; this is translated from the exons ATGAGGCCAGAACACCTGCGGCGTCCTCGGGTTGTTCCACCTGGACTGACCCGCTGTGAGGAGCCGGTGCTACCTGTCCCCCCCCGAGAGGGTGAAGGACGAGGCCCTGCAGGGAAACCGGACTCTCACCCAGAACCAGGTGGATTAATCTGCACTCCAGCGTCCCTGAG CACAACCCTTTCATTCACTATCCCTCTGCCTTCGACGGTCCAGATAAGATGGTGCCACCCTCATCTTAACTCTGAGCcttcattcaaacacagaggTCTGTCAG CGTGTTACTCAGGTATCTCTCTGTGTTACATCACGCAGCTGGTAGTGCAGTTCCAAGTGAGGCGAATGCTCCATGAG GGTTTCAGATATTTCCGGCTGCTGATGCTCATCGCCAAATGGTTGTGCTGCCAATGGACAGGTGTCAGTAATTCCATGTGGGCTGCAATCTGGAAGCCGTCCCGAAAGTCTGGATTAATAAGGCTTAATTATAGCAGTCATTTCATCTTATGA